A window of the Janthinobacterium agaricidamnosum NBRC 102515 = DSM 9628 genome harbors these coding sequences:
- a CDS encoding DUF2147 domain-containing protein, with translation MRNLVKVSVLAASLLTVAMSSAWADDSSPVGVWKTIDDVSGKPKSLVRITESNGVLQGKIEKLFRAPEEDQNPKCDQCKGDKKDQPMIGLVILSGLKKDGDEWNGGEITDPKDGKTYKSKLQLTESGKKLQVRGYVGVPMFGRSQTWLREE, from the coding sequence ATGCGTAATTTAGTAAAAGTAAGTGTTCTCGCGGCAAGTCTGTTGACCGTTGCCATGTCGTCGGCCTGGGCCGACGACAGCTCGCCCGTCGGGGTCTGGAAAACCATCGACGATGTCAGCGGCAAGCCGAAATCGCTGGTCCGCATTACCGAAAGCAATGGCGTATTGCAAGGCAAGATCGAAAAACTGTTCCGTGCTCCGGAAGAGGATCAAAACCCGAAATGCGACCAATGCAAAGGCGACAAAAAGGACCAGCCGATGATCGGGCTGGTCATTTTGTCGGGCTTGAAAAAAGACGGCGATGAATGGAACGGCGGCGAAATCACCGATCCGAAAGATGGAAAAACCTACAAAAGCAAGCTTCAACTAACCGAGAGCGGCAAGAAATTGCAAGTGCGCGGTTATGTCGGCGTGCCGATGTTTGGCCGTTCGCAAACCTGGTTGCGCGAAGAATAG
- a CDS encoding YaiI/YqxD family protein, whose protein sequence is MQIWVDADACPVVIKEILYRVADRLELMVTLVANQGLRVPPSRFIRSVQVPSGADVADQEIVRLLSPGDLVVTGDIPLAADVLKKGAFALNPRGEFYTNDNIAQQLTMRAFLEELRGGGVDTGGPAAFSQSDRQQFANSLDRHLHKHARQAPAA, encoded by the coding sequence ATGCAGATCTGGGTCGATGCCGATGCTTGCCCGGTGGTCATCAAGGAAATCCTGTACCGCGTCGCGGACCGGCTGGAATTGATGGTCACGCTGGTGGCCAACCAGGGCTTGCGGGTGCCGCCGTCGCGTTTCATCCGCAGCGTGCAAGTGCCTTCCGGCGCCGACGTGGCCGACCAGGAAATCGTGCGCCTGCTGAGCCCGGGCGACCTGGTCGTCACCGGCGACATTCCGCTGGCGGCCGACGTGCTGAAGAAGGGCGCTTTTGCGCTCAATCCGCGCGGTGAGTTTTATACCAACGATAATATCGCCCAGCAACTGACGATGCGCGCGTTTTTGGAAGAGTTACGTGGGGGCGGGGTGGACACCGGCGGCCCGGCGGCGTTCAGCCAGTCGGACCGGCAGCAATTTGCGAACAGCCTGGACCGGCATTTGCACAAGCACGCCAGACAGGCGCCGGCGGCTTGA
- the ruvB gene encoding Holliday junction branch migration DNA helicase RuvB gives MSIQTDNFTEQRIIDAAPASPNEEAIERALRPKHLEEYVGQQKIRDQLEIFIAAARQRKEALDHTLLFGPPGLGKTTLAHIIAREMGVNLRQTSGPVLERPGDLAAILTNLEANDVLFIDEIHRLSPVVEEILYPALEDYQIDIMIGEGPAARSVKLDLQPFTLVGATTRAGMLTNPLRDRFGIVARLEFYNTAELTRIVTRSAALLKAPVDADGAREIAQRARGTPRIANRLLRRVRDYAEVKGNGDITKSVADKALVMLDVDTVGFDVMDRKLLEAVLFKFGGGPVGIGNLAAAIGEAADTIEDVLEPYLIQQGFLQRTPRGRIATPAAYAHFGVSAPRTNPNGELWDL, from the coding sequence ATGAGCATCCAGACCGACAATTTCACCGAGCAACGCATCATCGATGCCGCGCCGGCTTCGCCGAATGAAGAGGCGATCGAACGCGCGCTGCGCCCCAAGCATCTCGAGGAATATGTCGGGCAGCAAAAAATCCGCGACCAGCTGGAAATTTTCATTGCCGCCGCGCGCCAGCGCAAGGAAGCGCTGGACCACACCTTGCTGTTCGGTCCGCCGGGCCTGGGCAAGACCACGCTGGCGCACATCATCGCGCGCGAAATGGGCGTCAACCTGCGCCAGACTTCCGGCCCGGTGCTGGAACGGCCGGGCGACCTGGCCGCGATCCTGACCAACCTGGAAGCGAACGATGTCCTGTTCATCGATGAAATCCACCGGCTGTCGCCAGTGGTCGAAGAGATCCTGTATCCGGCGCTGGAAGATTACCAGATCGACATCATGATCGGCGAAGGCCCGGCCGCCCGTTCGGTGAAACTCGACTTGCAGCCGTTCACGCTGGTCGGCGCCACCACCCGCGCCGGCATGCTGACCAATCCGCTGCGCGACCGCTTCGGCATCGTGGCGCGGCTGGAATTTTACAACACCGCCGAACTGACCAGGATTGTCACTCGCAGCGCGGCCTTGCTGAAAGCGCCGGTCGATGCGGACGGCGCGCGCGAAATCGCCCAGCGCGCCCGCGGCACGCCGCGTATCGCCAACCGCTTGCTGCGCCGGGTGCGCGACTATGCCGAAGTCAAGGGCAACGGCGACATCACCAAATCGGTGGCCGACAAGGCGCTGGTGATGCTCGACGTCGATACGGTCGGTTTTGACGTGATGGACCGCAAATTGCTGGAAGCGGTGCTGTTCAAGTTCGGCGGCGGCCCGGTCGGCATCGGCAACCTGGCGGCGGCGATCGGCGAAGCGGCCGACACCATCGAAGACGTGCTGGAACCCTACCTGATCCAGCAAGGATTTTTGCAACGCACGCCACGCGGCCGCATCGCCACGCCGGCGGCGTACGCCCACTTCGGCGTCAGCGCGCCGCGCACCAACCCGAACGGCGAATTGTGGGACCTGTGA
- the ruvA gene encoding Holliday junction branch migration protein RuvA produces MIGRLSGILLEKNPPQLLVDCQGVAYEVDVPMSTFYNLPHVGEKVVLFTHQAIREDAHLLFGFGNAEERAVFRQLIKITGVGARMALSILSGMTIADLAQAITLQESGRLVKVPGIGKKTAERLLLELKGKLGADIGAGGVHAVPDAQSDILNALMALGYSDKEAVLALKSVPAGSGVSDGIKLALKALSKG; encoded by the coding sequence ATGATAGGTCGTCTCTCCGGTATTTTGCTTGAAAAGAATCCGCCGCAATTGCTGGTCGATTGCCAGGGCGTCGCTTATGAAGTCGATGTGCCGATGAGCACTTTTTATAACTTGCCGCACGTCGGCGAAAAAGTCGTGTTGTTCACGCACCAGGCGATCCGCGAAGATGCGCATCTGCTGTTTGGTTTCGGCAATGCCGAGGAGCGTGCCGTGTTCCGCCAATTGATCAAGATCACCGGCGTCGGCGCGCGCATGGCCTTGTCTATCCTGTCTGGCATGACCATCGCCGACCTGGCGCAGGCGATCACGCTGCAAGAATCCGGCCGCCTTGTCAAAGTGCCGGGCATCGGCAAAAAGACCGCCGAACGCTTGCTGCTGGAATTGAAGGGCAAGCTGGGCGCCGACATCGGCGCCGGCGGTGTGCACGCGGTGCCGGATGCGCAATCGGATATCTTGAACGCCTTGATGGCGCTCGGTTATTCCGATAAGGAAGCCGTGCTGGCGCTGAAAAGCGTGCCGGCCGGCAGCGGCGTGTCCGATGGCATCAAGCTGGCGCTCAAGGCGCTTTCTAAAGGTTAA
- the ruvC gene encoding crossover junction endodeoxyribonuclease RuvC, giving the protein MIILGIDPGLRTTGFGVIDKQGGKLRYIASGTIKTVSGGDLPSRLKIILQGISEIVATYQPDCAAIEKVFVNVNPQSTLLLGQARGAAICALVGADLGVAEYTALQVKQAVTGHGKAAKEQVQEMVARLLTLPGLPGSDAADALGVAICHANSHDALAMISALAPGLSGLRMKRGRLVG; this is encoded by the coding sequence ATGATCATACTCGGCATAGATCCAGGCTTGCGCACCACCGGTTTTGGCGTCATCGACAAACAGGGCGGCAAGCTGCGTTACATCGCTTCCGGCACCATCAAGACGGTGTCCGGCGGCGACTTGCCGTCGCGCCTGAAGATCATCTTGCAAGGCATTAGCGAAATCGTCGCGACTTACCAGCCCGATTGCGCGGCGATCGAAAAAGTCTTCGTCAACGTCAATCCGCAATCGACCTTGCTGCTCGGCCAGGCGCGCGGCGCGGCGATTTGCGCGCTGGTCGGCGCCGATCTCGGCGTGGCCGAATATACTGCGCTGCAAGTCAAGCAAGCCGTTACCGGCCATGGCAAGGCTGCCAAGGAGCAAGTCCAGGAAATGGTGGCGCGCTTGCTGACCTTGCCCGGCTTGCCCGGCAGCGATGCCGCCGATGCATTGGGTGTTGCGATTTGCCATGCCAACAGTCATGATGCGCTGGCCATGATCTCCGCGCTGGCGCCCGGCTTGTCCGGTTTGCGGATGAAACGCGGCCGGCTGGTCGGCTAA
- the purH gene encoding bifunctional phosphoribosylaminoimidazolecarboxamide formyltransferase/IMP cyclohydrolase, which produces MIKQALISVSDKTGVLDFARALSALGVHILSTGGTAKLLADNGVPVTEVADYTGFPEMLDGRVKTLHPKVHGGILARRDFPEHMSKLVEHDMPAIDMVVVNLYPFQATVAKDTCTLEDAIENIDIGGPTMLRSAAKNHKDVVVICDPTDYGTVLAEIKAADGKAGAVSYDTKFMLAKKVFAHTAQYDGAITNYLTSLGPNKAHASRSHYPQTLNVAFEKVQDMRYGENPHQSAAFYRDLNVADGSLSNYRQLQGKELSYNNIADADAAWECVKSLGGFDQSAACVIVKHANPCGVALGANAAEAYARALKTDPTSAFGGIIAFNTELDGATAGEIAKLFVEVLIAPSFSAEAKKILSSKQNVRMLEIPLGNAVNAMDFKRVGGGLLVQSPDAKNVLISDLRVVSKLQPTQQQLQDLMFAWRVAKYVKSNAIVFCGNNMTLGVGAGQMSRIDSARIASIKAQNAGLSLAGSVVASDAFFPFRDGLDVVVDAGANCVIHPGGSMRDQEVIDAADERGVVMLFTGTRHFRH; this is translated from the coding sequence ATGATCAAACAAGCCCTGATTTCCGTTTCCGACAAGACCGGCGTTCTCGATTTTGCCCGCGCGCTGTCCGCGCTCGGCGTCCATATCCTGTCCACCGGCGGTACCGCCAAGTTGTTGGCGGATAACGGCGTGCCGGTGACGGAAGTCGCCGACTACACCGGTTTCCCCGAGATGCTCGATGGTCGTGTCAAGACCTTGCACCCGAAAGTACACGGCGGCATCCTGGCGCGGCGCGATTTCCCCGAGCACATGTCCAAGCTGGTCGAGCACGATATGCCGGCCATCGACATGGTGGTGGTCAATCTGTACCCATTCCAGGCGACGGTGGCGAAAGATACGTGCACGCTGGAAGACGCGATCGAAAACATCGATATCGGCGGCCCGACCATGCTGCGCTCGGCGGCCAAGAATCACAAGGACGTGGTCGTCATTTGCGATCCGACCGACTACGGTACGGTACTGGCGGAAATCAAGGCGGCCGACGGCAAGGCCGGTGCGGTCAGCTACGACACCAAATTCATGTTGGCCAAGAAAGTGTTCGCGCACACCGCGCAATACGACGGCGCCATCACCAATTACCTGACCAGCCTGGGACCGAACAAGGCTCACGCCAGCCGCAGCCACTACCCGCAAACGCTGAACGTCGCCTTTGAAAAAGTGCAAGACATGCGCTACGGCGAAAACCCGCACCAGAGCGCGGCGTTTTACCGCGACCTGAACGTGGCCGATGGTTCGCTCAGCAACTACCGTCAATTGCAAGGCAAGGAATTGTCGTACAACAATATCGCCGATGCCGATGCCGCATGGGAATGCGTCAAGAGCCTGGGCGGCTTCGACCAGAGCGCCGCTTGCGTCATCGTCAAGCACGCCAATCCTTGCGGCGTGGCATTGGGCGCCAATGCGGCCGAAGCATATGCACGTGCCTTGAAAACCGATCCGACGTCGGCATTCGGCGGCATCATCGCCTTTAATACCGAACTCGACGGTGCTACCGCCGGCGAAATCGCCAAGCTGTTCGTCGAAGTGCTGATCGCGCCATCGTTCTCGGCCGAAGCGAAAAAAATTCTGTCGAGCAAGCAAAACGTGCGCATGCTGGAAATTCCGCTGGGCAATGCCGTGAATGCCATGGATTTCAAGCGTGTCGGCGGCGGTTTGCTGGTGCAATCGCCGGATGCGAAAAACGTGCTGATTTCGGATTTGCGCGTGGTTTCCAAATTACAGCCTACCCAGCAGCAATTGCAGGATTTGATGTTCGCCTGGCGCGTCGCCAAGTACGTCAAGTCGAATGCGATCGTATTCTGCGGCAATAACATGACGCTGGGCGTAGGCGCCGGCCAGATGAGCCGCATCGATTCGGCGCGCATCGCGTCGATCAAGGCGCAAAACGCCGGCCTGTCGCTGGCCGGCTCGGTAGTCGCATCGGATGCGTTCTTCCCGTTCCGCGACGGTCTCGACGTGGTGGTCGACGCCGGCGCGAATTGCGTGATCCATCCGGGTGGTTCGATGCGCGACCAGGAAGTGATCGATGCCGCCGATGAGCGCGGCGTCGTGATGTTGTTCACGGGTACCCGTCATTTCCGCCATTAA
- a CDS encoding helix-turn-helix domain-containing protein, with protein MSKESIQEVVQKSLEEYFNDLGEQQASNIYDMVVLTVEKPILEVVMTRADGNQSHAAQMLGINRNTLRKKLQEHGLL; from the coding sequence ATGAGTAAAGAAAGTATCCAGGAAGTCGTCCAGAAGAGTCTAGAAGAGTATTTCAACGACCTCGGCGAGCAGCAAGCATCGAATATCTACGACATGGTCGTGCTGACCGTGGAAAAACCGATCCTCGAAGTGGTGATGACGCGCGCCGACGGCAACCAGTCGCACGCCGCGCAAATGCTGGGGATCAACCGCAATACCTTGCGCAAGAAGTTGCAAGAGCACGGCCTGCTGTAA
- the dusB gene encoding tRNA dihydrouridine synthase DusB: MQIGPHILRNNVFVAPMAGVTDRPFRQLCKQLGAGYAVSEMAASNPRLWATEKSSRRTDHDGEMEPKAVQIAGADPQDLADCARFNVDRGAQIIDINMGCPVKKVCNSWCGSALLQNESLVERILHAVVNAVDVPVTLKFRTGWNRENKNALTIARLAEQAGIQMLTLHGRTRADGYKGDAEYETIAAVKASVKIPVVANGDITTPEKARLVLDRTGADAVMIGRAAQGRPWICREIDHFLRTGTLLPAPYVDEVRALMDEHLRAHYAFYGEFLGVRTARKHIGWYVRDLPGGEEFRQKMNLLESTELQLVAVDQFFESQWKFGERLQYRLAEDHAEENLAA; encoded by the coding sequence GTGCAAATCGGCCCACACATACTGCGCAACAACGTTTTCGTCGCTCCGATGGCCGGGGTGACGGATAGGCCGTTCCGCCAGTTGTGCAAGCAATTGGGCGCCGGTTATGCCGTGTCGGAAATGGCGGCGTCGAATCCGCGGCTGTGGGCCACCGAGAAAAGCTCCCGGCGCACCGACCACGATGGCGAGATGGAACCGAAGGCGGTGCAGATCGCCGGCGCCGACCCGCAAGACCTGGCCGATTGCGCCAGGTTCAATGTGGACCGCGGCGCACAGATCATCGATATCAATATGGGCTGCCCGGTGAAAAAGGTCTGCAATAGCTGGTGCGGTTCGGCCCTGTTGCAAAACGAAAGCCTGGTCGAGCGCATCTTGCACGCGGTGGTCAATGCCGTCGATGTGCCGGTGACGCTGAAATTCCGCACCGGCTGGAACCGCGAAAACAAGAATGCGCTGACGATCGCGCGCCTCGCCGAGCAAGCCGGCATCCAGATGCTGACCTTGCATGGCCGTACCCGCGCCGACGGTTACAAGGGCGATGCGGAATATGAAACCATTGCCGCCGTGAAAGCGTCGGTCAAGATTCCGGTGGTCGCCAATGGCGATATCACGACGCCTGAAAAGGCGCGCCTGGTGCTCGACCGAACCGGCGCCGACGCCGTGATGATCGGCCGCGCGGCGCAAGGGCGGCCGTGGATTTGCCGCGAAATCGATCACTTCTTGCGCACCGGCACTTTGCTGCCGGCGCCGTATGTCGATGAAGTGCGGGCGCTGATGGACGAACACTTGCGCGCCCATTATGCGTTTTATGGCGAATTCCTCGGCGTGCGCACGGCGCGCAAGCATATCGGCTGGTATGTGCGCGACTTGCCGGGCGGCGAAGAGTTCCGACAGAAGATGAATTTGCTGGAATCGACCGAGCTGCAATTAGTTGCAGTGGATCAATTTTTCGAGTCGCAATGGAAATTTGGCGAACGGTTACAATACCGCCTCGCTGAAGACCATGCCGAAGAAAACCTCGCAGCATAA
- a CDS encoding histidine phosphatase family protein encodes MSTSIILIRHGETPWNAERRLQGHIDIPLNQEGQRQADAMARALADAPLSVIVASDLQRARQTALALAGHHGLPVHSDIQLRERCYGAFEGLLYADIERQYPAEYAEWQARQIDAVMPSGERVAESFRQFSQRCVSAIAAWAARHDGETIALVAHGGVLECAYRAALGMSLDSPRDFQVKNASINRFSYSDGRLSLLQWGDVAHLSAAAMDELA; translated from the coding sequence ATGAGCACCAGCATTATATTGATACGCCACGGCGAAACCCCGTGGAACGCCGAGCGCCGCTTGCAAGGGCATATCGACATTCCCTTGAACCAGGAAGGGCAGCGCCAGGCCGATGCGATGGCGCGGGCCCTGGCGGACGCGCCGTTGTCGGTCATTGTCGCCAGCGATTTGCAGCGCGCGCGCCAGACCGCGCTGGCGCTGGCTGGCCACCATGGCTTGCCGGTGCACAGCGACATCCAGTTGCGCGAGCGTTGTTATGGCGCCTTCGAAGGCTTGTTGTACGCCGACATCGAGCGTCAATATCCGGCTGAATATGCCGAGTGGCAAGCACGCCAGATCGACGCGGTGATGCCGTCCGGCGAGCGGGTCGCAGAAAGTTTCCGCCAGTTTTCGCAGCGTTGCGTCAGCGCCATCGCCGCGTGGGCGGCGCGCCACGATGGAGAGACTATTGCACTGGTAGCCCATGGCGGCGTGCTTGAGTGCGCCTACCGGGCGGCGCTCGGCATGTCGCTCGACAGCCCGCGCGACTTCCAGGTCAAGAACGCCAGCATCAACCGCTTTTCGTACAGCGACGGCAGATTGAGCCTGCTGCAGTGGGGCGACGTCGCCCACTTGAGTGCCGCTGCGATGGATGAACTGGCCTGA
- a CDS encoding YbhB/YbcL family Raf kinase inhibitor-like protein, with amino-acid sequence MKLWSDSFRNGGLIPAEFAFAEPDPAAHVMQAGNRNPHLAWDDVPNGTESLALFCIDGDAPLDGGNVNQEGKIVALNTPRGDFFHWSLLDLPLTLRVLGAGQFSSGVTARGKSGAPVVSANGVSLRQGLNDYTGWFANDPDMAGDYYGYDGPCPPWNDERLHHYIFRLYALDVPRLELAAGFSGQQALAALHGHIIDEAQLIAAYSLNPGLASTLKK; translated from the coding sequence ATGAAACTATGGAGCGATTCTTTCCGCAATGGCGGGCTCATCCCTGCAGAATTCGCGTTTGCCGAGCCCGATCCTGCGGCCCATGTGATGCAGGCGGGCAACCGCAATCCGCACCTGGCGTGGGACGACGTGCCGAACGGCACCGAATCGCTGGCCCTGTTTTGCATCGACGGCGATGCGCCGCTCGATGGCGGCAACGTCAATCAGGAAGGCAAGATCGTGGCGCTGAATACGCCGCGCGGCGACTTTTTCCACTGGAGCTTGCTGGACTTGCCGTTGACCTTGCGGGTGCTGGGCGCCGGCCAGTTTTCCAGCGGCGTCACGGCGCGCGGCAAATCCGGCGCGCCAGTGGTGTCGGCGAATGGCGTGTCCTTGCGCCAGGGCTTGAACGATTACACCGGCTGGTTTGCCAACGACCCGGACATGGCCGGCGACTATTACGGTTACGACGGCCCATGTCCACCGTGGAACGATGAACGCTTGCACCACTATATATTCCGGCTGTATGCGCTCGACGTGCCGCGGCTGGAACTGGCAGCGGGCTTTAGTGGACAGCAGGCGCTGGCCGCGCTGCACGGCCATATCATCGATGAAGCCCAACTGATCGCCGCCTATTCGCTGAATCCGGGACTGGCGTCTACCTTGAAGAAATAA
- the dtd gene encoding D-aminoacyl-tRNA deacylase: MIALLQRVSHASVVVDGRTIGAIGAGLLVLLCAERGDTEKEADALLTKLLAYRMFSDQAGKMNRSLADVAGGLLLVPQFTLAADTKSGSRPSFTPAASPQDGLRLFDHVVAQARGKHGQVETGQFGADMQVSLTNDGPVTFWLQVSPK, translated from the coding sequence ATGATCGCGCTGTTGCAACGCGTCAGCCACGCCAGCGTGGTCGTCGATGGCCGCACGATAGGCGCGATCGGCGCCGGCTTGCTGGTATTGCTGTGCGCCGAGCGCGGCGATACCGAAAAGGAAGCCGATGCGCTGCTGACCAAATTGCTGGCTTACCGCATGTTCAGCGACCAGGCCGGCAAGATGAACCGCAGCCTGGCCGACGTGGCCGGCGGCTTGCTGCTGGTGCCGCAATTTACGCTGGCGGCCGACACCAAGTCCGGCTCGCGGCCATCGTTCACGCCGGCCGCCAGTCCGCAAGACGGCTTGCGCCTGTTCGATCATGTGGTTGCCCAGGCGCGCGGCAAGCATGGGCAAGTCGAGACCGGACAATTTGGCGCCGACATGCAAGTGTCGCTGACCAATGATGGTCCGGTGACGTTCTGGCTGCAAGTGTCGCCTAAATAA
- the tyrS gene encoding tyrosine--tRNA ligase, with product MDTNFTASPQKASAAATALPLSDRVQEALAITKRGVEELLIESEFAQKLARSEQSGVPLRIKLGLDPTAPDLHLGHTVVLNKMRQLQNLGHHVTFLIGDFTSMIGDPSGRNITRPPLTKEQIELNAMTYFAQASLVLDAAKTEIRYNSEWCDPLGARGMIKLASHYTVARMIERDDFTKRFKEGVPISVHEFLYPLMQGYDSVALKSDLELGGTDQKFNLLVGRELQKQYGQEQQCILTMPLLEGLDGVEKMSKSKNNYIGITEPANTMFAKLMSISDVMMWRYYELLSWRSIAELARLKAEVDGGRNPRDAKVALAQEIVARFHDQQAAEDALADFVNRSKGGIPDDVPEVALTGAPLGIPQLLKQAGLCPSTSEAMRMIEQGGVRIDGSVISDKALKVEAGTLVLQVGKRKFARVTLSA from the coding sequence ATGGATACCAACTTCACCGCATCGCCCCAGAAGGCCAGCGCCGCTGCCACCGCACTGCCATTGTCGGACAGAGTGCAAGAAGCCCTTGCGATCACCAAGCGCGGTGTTGAAGAACTGTTGATCGAAAGCGAATTTGCGCAAAAACTGGCGCGCTCCGAACAAAGCGGCGTCCCGCTGCGCATCAAACTGGGCCTGGACCCTACCGCACCGGACTTGCACCTGGGTCATACCGTGGTGCTGAACAAGATGCGTCAACTGCAAAACCTGGGCCACCACGTGACGTTCCTGATCGGCGATTTCACGTCGATGATCGGCGATCCATCGGGCCGTAACATCACGCGTCCTCCGCTGACCAAGGAGCAGATAGAACTTAACGCAATGACGTACTTCGCGCAAGCATCTTTGGTACTGGACGCCGCAAAAACCGAAATTCGCTATAACTCCGAGTGGTGCGATCCGCTGGGCGCGCGCGGCATGATCAAGCTGGCGTCGCACTACACGGTGGCGCGCATGATCGAGCGCGACGACTTCACCAAGCGTTTCAAGGAAGGCGTGCCGATTTCGGTGCATGAATTCCTGTATCCGCTGATGCAGGGCTACGACTCGGTGGCCCTCAAGTCGGACCTGGAACTGGGCGGTACCGACCAGAAATTCAATTTGCTGGTCGGCCGCGAACTGCAAAAGCAGTACGGACAAGAACAACAGTGTATTTTGACCATGCCGCTGCTGGAAGGTTTGGACGGCGTCGAAAAAATGTCGAAATCGAAGAATAACTACATCGGCATCACCGAACCGGCCAACACCATGTTCGCCAAGCTGATGAGTATTTCCGACGTGATGATGTGGCGCTATTACGAATTGCTGTCGTGGCGCTCGATCGCCGAGCTGGCCCGGCTGAAGGCGGAAGTCGACGGCGGCCGCAACCCGCGCGACGCCAAGGTGGCGCTGGCGCAGGAAATCGTGGCCCGCTTCCACGACCAGCAGGCGGCCGAGGATGCGCTGGCCGACTTCGTCAACCGCTCCAAGGGCGGCATCCCGGACGATGTGCCGGAAGTGGCGCTGACTGGCGCGCCGCTGGGCATTCCGCAATTGCTGAAGCAGGCTGGCCTGTGCCCGTCGACGTCGGAAGCGATGCGCATGATCGAACAGGGCGGCGTGCGCATCGACGGCAGCGTCATCAGCGACAAGGCATTGAAAGTCGAGGCCGGTACGCTCGTGCTGCAAGTCGGCAAGCGCAAATTCGCGCGTGTCACCTTGAGCGCATGA